The window GTTATACTTTGAGGAAATTCATACCCTTGCCATCCACAAATTGTCTCATACTTGTCTGTGAGTTTAACGAAGCATGGATGGTGTGTCAAAATACTTCAGGAAGTAGGTCCAAAATTTAGCTTTTGTGTTAATGACCATGGTGTCCGGGACAACTTACGCACATGTCAACTAATTCTACGGGGTacttgctacctcccaccagcacaggtaCCTCCAAAATTTACCTAATTACTTTGGAGTATAGTTAGAAATTACCTTTATTATACTTCAAGTTGGAGCTCCACTAAAGTCAACGGAAAGTATAAGACAGTTTACTAACGACAAGGGTACGAATGGATCCAAAGTATAACGGAGGGTAAAATTTAGGTAGGTCTTATAGTAGACGCATATTTTTTACCCCTTTTCTGTAAAAAAGAGTGGACATATCTAAAATAACTTTATAAAGGGAATGATTGTGTATATCTCAAGGTAAAGAACCTTAACTCTCTTGATGGAGAGTTAGCATTGTTATTCTAGAACCATATTCAATTAAGTCATTAACAAACAATTTCATCTTCTAAGAAATAAACATTTTGCATATACAATCAGACATCTCTATAACAACCATCCTCTATAACAACATGTCACTATAATAAccaagttttaaattttttggaaccgattttaattttatgttatattatatgttctctatgaTAGCATTTCGCTATAGAAACCAAAATATATCCTGACAAAAAACTGCATTAGAGAGGTGTTTGACCGTATCTCCTGGAGTGAAATTACGAAGGGCTCGTTCAAACTAGCAAAACTTTTCAAGCATATTTCAAATAAGTTGGTAATACATACTTTGAGATACACGTCAATGGCTCGATAAAGGCTATCGTGGACAGTACGCGCGTGTGCTGGTAATGTTTCTGCTACAGCAATGAACTTGTTCAGCTTTAGATTTGCATCTGGTGCAATTTCAGCTAGGTAGTTGTCAACCAGCTTAGATACTTTGAACAATGCAGTTTGCGATGGCGTTGCAGTAGGGCTATCAGATTCAAAAACTGATACATCTTCCATATCATCATCGCTATCGCCCTCCTGCTGTGAAAAATTAACCAAGATTCTATGCACTGTGTCAACATCAAATAATGTATCACCAGCATGGCGAAACGAAGGAATTAGAATATCATCCAGAGTAGCTATATCCAATTGAGATCCTATCCGTCTCTCGAGATCAAGCCTACAAGCGGCCGTGCAATCCAGCATCACAGCGCTTCGCAACAATCCAAAGAGAAAGCTCAAGGGAATGACGAATTTCTCTACAGGCATCAGGCTCACGATTGTCTCAACCACGAGTTTTTCTTGGACATTTGAACCGGAAACGGGCTTTTGTATCAGCTTTTTCTGTGCATAGCTCACTAGTGATGCTGCAATGCTCTCGGGCCTAACACCGCGAAACTTCATCGCTGTTATGACACGTTGGTACAAGTCGATACGAAGAACTGAAAGATCCTCAATCCACCAGTCTGTTGAGATTTACTAACAAGGCGTCAAGCGGAAGCTAAGAAAATAAATCTTGAACGAGAATAAATTAGGAACAAAAGAAAACTATACTAGAAAGAAGCATAATATGTTAATATGGTTTGGTCAACTGACTTACATATGTGAAAATTAGTAtgaaataaagcataaaaactaTTGTTTTATTGTGCGAGAGGGAAGCGTGTTCAATTTATAGAAGTACAACAACGTTTTCTCAAGAAAAGGATAAATATGGAAGAGTCCTTTTCCACCAGAAAACctttttgaagtaaaacacaattatgaTTAAATTTAAATAAGGTAGGAAATTCAGGGCAAACACTAACAATCACCTTCACAATTGGCTTGTTTACTCATATGCAGCCTCCCGGAGCTACTATACTCCAAGCGCGAGAAACTTGAAGCGATCTGCTCAACACAAGCTTTAGACGCTACAGCATCGATACATCTACCAACGATTTTCAGCTCATCAGCAAGCGGGAGCAAGTTTTCGCATTGCCTCAAGACTTCAACACACATTTCAAGATTCTTGCATACAATGCTGTCGAGATATTCCTCAGCTCGGGAACCGAGGTTGTTTTTCGAGTAGTCCTCTGACATCTCGAGGTACTCGGATACACAACAGAGTTGAGCAACATTTGCTGATGTAATCTCAAAGTTGACACCATAACAGAATTTGGCTGCTAACTCAAATGATTCTGATCCACCTGGTAGACTAACAAGCTCAATTCTTGATATATCAGAGTCCCTGTGCTCTGCTACAAGCCTCCGGATTCGTCCACTTCTCGAGACAAGGGGAAACTGAAACCACAATTCTGCTGTGTTAGGgaaatttctataatattatggtCTCTGAACTAGCTCATAGGCATGGGATAAGGTATTTTTACACTGTATAGCCACCCACAAAAATAAATAACCAGAAAATTTATATTTCTTGTAGATACACATAGACATATTTtcagaggcgaatccaggatttcaagaggatgagttcaccttagaatttttttttttttttttttttttttaaaaaaaagatgcAAAAGTGCATTTAGTAGTATTCGATCCCACAACCTTAAGGGATTAAACCCAACACTTAACCAGTGCTCCACTCagtttgaccatgtgttccttcagttagtattagatatattttaaggattatatacataatatatactgAGTTTAGTCGAGCGACCATGGGTTTACGTGACCCAATTTTTGCACACAGATTCGCCCCTGCATATaatatgtacatattttatacataactagtgtatattattgtatatatacatatatattaatgtATATATACAATAATATACATATTTTGATTTGAAATGAGAATGGCTGATACAACAAAAATATCAACTTATTGGTGGAGACTCGTTACCTCTATTTAGATTTCCTATCGGGCTCTTCAATCTAATCCGAGGTCCAGTCATTATACAATGCATTAATAATATAAAATTTTAATTTGTCGTAGAAGGTAATTGCAAAGTCTTGATTGGGCTTGCATTGCATATTTAGACTTAGGCTTTAAGGAAACATTAGGGGCTATACAGTCTGCTTTCTCTGTCAGCAGTCTGCTTTCTCTGCTTTCGTCATAGGCCATAGATGTATACATGAAAACTTCGAAAATATAGTATAAATATCAAATTTTAAACTCAATGTTTCAAAGAACTTAGAACCTTAAACCCGTCAAGTTTAAATGTTGGATCCACAAAGCGGCGAGAATGGAGAGGCTTACCTTGTGTAATGAAAATATGCCACCATCCACTTCTATTGTTATATCACTGGGAACATCTCGAAATACCCTATAACATGTAAAACTACCAATTAGCAGAGACAAAAACTTAACATttttgtgtaaaatgtgaaattcCACCTTATGAGCCAACCAAGTTAGAACTAATATACACTGACAGTATAAAATCTCTTTATTTACACCATCAAGTTACTTCAAATCCAATTAGTGTAGATTTTGCCACACAATCTAACGACAGCAAAACTGTCTCCTCTCTTAAACTTGGTAAGTTTTATATAGCAAAACATAAATTTGTAACATGCAAAACACGATAAATGACATACTACGACAGGTAAAACTATACCGATAACGTAATTTTTTACACTATCAGTGTATATAAAACACGAACCATTCGTTATATCTCTGGCGTGAAGCAGACTTGGTTAGAGGCATCTGGTGGTGATGGTGGTGCTTGTCCATGGCCGTGGTGAAGAGAAAAGGTTATTGAATTTATTTGAATTTAGAGAAATTAAGTAGAAACAAAAATGTGAAATGTTGTTAAGACAAGAAGAAAATAAGAGGACAAAGACACAAGTTGGAGATCTTGCTGTTGGTTGAGTAGTTTTTTGGCCATATTTTGTCAAACTTTAGGCTTTTGTTTTCAAAAATCATAGATTGCACTTGTCCAAAGAGATGGCCCTCTCTTGTgggacatgtttttttttttttttttaattgttattaataataataataataataataataataataataataatagggatttatttcaaaatttaagttatatatacggTTAGtgtaattttttaatatttttttatggaTAAATCCGTAAGATGCGGAATTTGTGATCTTGAAAATAGTTTAACTTATATATAATGCCAATGTAAATCCTTTTTAGAGTATGAGGTCAATCAGAGATATTTGTAGGTAAGCTTCTTTAAAATGTGAGAtttataatttttgaaattaGACAAGTTGCAAGCTACAATAGGTAAGAATGACCTAatggtataaaaaaaaattatactcacagtgtatataacttaaactctctTGAAAATAAGACAAGTTACTGCAATAACTAACGATAAGTTGATGACTTAATAATGGTGTATCTAATTAAACTCTTTATTTTATGTAGCATATTTTAGTGTAAAACTTTTATACTATAAGTATAACCTATAGCCTGTTGTAGCAAGTTTTTTTGTATTATTTTTTAGGTAACAAGTAAGAGATAAAATAGCAAAATTTGGCTTTAGAATTCAATCACCTTTTTCTCGGTGACAATGTAATAGAAAAAGGTAGAAGAAAAGTTGGAAAAACAAGGAAAGAGAATCAAGAAAAATTAAAAGATAAAGGTGGACACTTTTTTTATAATTTACCATAATCATGATTATCCTTTATCCACCACCTTGAActgaaatcatacataaaaaCAAATTTTGATGGGAGGGCCCCAAATGTTCCCATGAATTCGAACATATCATAACTTTTGTTGACTTTGTAAACTATGAAAATGATTGAAGATGGTATAACAATTGtttttagaaaagaaaacaatggTATAACATTTTCAAATCGCAATTTAACTTTCATTATGTACTAGTAGTATAAAAACTAAATATTCTATCATattattaatttaataaaaataggaTTAATAACTACAAGATAAAGCAAATTATATGTTACAGCATAATAAAATAGACTAGTAATATAAAATGAGTTAATAGCAGTAGTTTTGATAATTTGGTAGATTTTGATTTTAGTTCTTGTGATATCCGATTAATAAGCACATTTCACTTTTAATTACTTGAAATATGCATTTTTGATCTTTTTATTcgtgaatattcacaaattttcAGAATAATTAACTTTTCACTATTTAATTACTCATGTGTTATAAAACTTGTATATTTACTACATCTTTGGGGTTGTATTCTTCTAAAAACAATAGAAATATAACATATTTCCTATATAAAAGGaccataaataaatattttaattaaatgaTGGCTAAATATGTTGAATCTTATATAACAAGAACCAAAAACAGAATTTTCCAATTATTAAGAGATCAAAAGTACTATTTTCCTTAGAAACGTTACCCATATATATGTGTGCGTTGAATCATTTCCTCCCTCCCCACCGTGTTTGAAGAACAAAAATAATCTACCTCTTTATCAATAAAGTCAAAGTCAATGTATCACATTCAGACTTTATGAACACAACAAGCATTCTTAGCAGCCACAAACACACCACCTTACTGTATTAACAACTTCACGAGAGATTTAAACctaatactctttttttttttttcctttctggaTTGTCGCCATGTGTACGGTACTCACTTTAGGACTCAACTAATCTAGCTCCattttggccataagaattattcactttattccggaactttttttcacttttttccggaatcagcgtttggccatgagaattccgaatacaacttgaagttgtatttcggaataccaaaaacttaaaagacttattttaaaaaaaaaaaatcacttttttcacttgtttacaactacatttcaccaaaaactataattgcaaaaactatggccaaacacaactccaactccaactccaactccaaaattaaaaaaaaaaaaaaaagtgattttttttttggtatctatggacaaacagGGCCCTAGATTAGTGTCGGAAAATCCTACCATATATACTGTATATGAGGGTGAAAAGGGTCTATATCAAAGATAAAGTAACTTTATGCCAAGGCTCGAATTCAAAGACCTCTGGTTAAGGACGGAGGAGTACCAGTGCTCCACCTCACTATGGTGTAAACCTAATACTCATTTTCTCGTTTGAATTTTCACCCTTTGTTTGGTACCCATTTTAGGGCCCAAAATCCAAATTTATGTATTGAAATCCTACTATGAAAGGGTAAAACACTCTCTATCAAAGGCAACTTTATTCCTACGACTCAAATCTGAAATATCTAATTAAGGACCATAGGGTACCACTCCACCGCATCTTTGGTGGTAAACCTAATACTAggttgtttatttttttattttatttttttaaagattcTCACCCTCAGTTTGGTACCCGTTATTAACGCCCAACTAATAATCCAAATTTGTGTTGTAAAATTCTACTACTGGAATGGATCGGTCCCAACCTGGCCATTAAAGGTGAGCTCTGTCGGTCCCGATTTTTAGTCGGGTTTAATTTACGGGTGTCAATGGTTCAGGTCGTTCGGTTATTCTTAGAAATTAGTACTATACCAATAATTCGGTTACTCTATGGTGtataaccaaaattagacttttcaaaACCGTCCCAGTCGTGTCGGTATCGATACGGTTtggtaaatttttttatttttgaaacgTCATCTAACGGCTATCGCAACCGATAAAATTTGATAGAATTAAATACCCAAAATTTACAATAACATATAATGAAAATAttttttcctttataatatgcTACAATGGCAATTAACCGAAGCAATATACTCATTATGTTTACCATAATCACATGATGCACCACTCTTATTATAAAGAGGCGGCAAATTTATACATTGATTTAAATTGGTGCCTATAATTGATTTCATTGAACCATTACGACTGTGTACCTTCGCATACTTTGTAACGTGGATAGTCTCTTTTAGCTGTACATGATCATTATTCTATCAAAGAAGTGTTTTACTATTTATAAATGACCAAAGGTTGAGTACTTCAGTTGTTGAGATAATCATGAAGAACAAAGCAGTGTTGAGTATTTGAGTCGTTGTAGTAGCAGCAATAGGTGTTAGATTTGGTATGGTactccttttttttaaaaaaaaaaaaactccaaggCCCTAGTACCAAGGTTCAAGACAATTTTTTTAGTACTTACTATTTTAAATTTTACATACAACAACTATACACACACGTATTCGGTTAGGTTCGggaattttttgaaattttttataaaataaaaaaactaacCTAATTTTTGGTTCGATTATAGTTTCATACCATAACCTACGGTTTCAatgggaaaaaaaaaacctaaaaatcaGTTTGGTtagtttttgaaattatattGACACCCCTAGTTGAATTGTCCTTAATGGGCTTGGTTGGGAGCCGGTCTCTTTacaattttttgcgcggatttcccTTTAAAGtcactgatctttaatttttgcccctcaaattgttggtatTTGATTTTTGCCCTTTAATTAAAAAGGTGGCCGGAAATACCCTGaagttctgagttcgaacccccgctaatcaaaaaaataataatttcgcaaggtaAGGCTTTGCAAAAAGTTTGTATTATGCGGCAGACTTTACCTTAAGGcctaactaaaagtctgccttataaggcaaagtttgccgtatccggcagacttttagttatgccttaaggcaaagtctgccgcataagacagacttttccttaatagttatgtcttaaggcaaagtctgctgCATAAGGCAGTCTTTCGCGAAGCCTTGGCTTgcgattatttttttatttttatgactaagtCGGAGTTCGAACCTAGAACATCGGGATATTTTaggcgaaaggcaaaaattaaagactagcaatttgaggggcaaaaattaatgaccaccccaaaagaagggcaatcgtgcaaattgcccgtcTTTTTAAGAGAAGAAATGTTTGATACAATCCACCCAGttgatgatttttctatgatttatTTTTGGTTATCAATCAATATTTATTAAATAAAGCAATTTGAAATTACTTTTTATATGACACAATTGTAGAAATGCTTTTTACACCAATAACGTACGTAAAATTAGAATTATTGATACAAATCATTTTTTAGTGAGAGTTACCATCAAAGTTTACACTCTGATGGTACCAATAAGAGTCTTTCACATAATAAGTCTGCATTTAATGAtccaaataaaaaattgaaataaataaataaaattgtaTGAAAGATATCTTTAAATAGAACTATTTGATATATAACTAAAGCTAAACAAAGAAGAGTGAATTTGATAATCATTTACGCGTGGTGCATGCGTTCACAAAGTTAATTTTGCTGGTCAATGTTCCCCTCAAAGTTCAAAACCTTTTGAATTGGTCCTTGTATTCATAGGCGTAGTTAAAATTTGATGAATTTAATTTCTAATGTTCTTATTGATCAATTCATTACATTTAAAAGctatgaatttaagatttagaTGTAATTATGTTGTTGTCTTTATCATTAATTTGTTATATTTCCTAGTTAAGCCTCTACATTACCACATATCAGCTTTTGTGTGATCGAATATTTTTAAATtgatttaaattatatatatgtaaaataataatttttatataatttttactcTAGTTTAATCTGTTACAATAGATTATTTATCATTTATTCTAGGTTACCaattaattttattaaataaATTATATGTTATTATCCCTTAAATAACCGAATTGTATAAATCTTTTCTATACCGATACATAAAAAAGATAAAAAAGTGAATTTTCTAAATA is drawn from Lycium barbarum isolate Lr01 chromosome 8, ASM1917538v2, whole genome shotgun sequence and contains these coding sequences:
- the LOC132605688 gene encoding BTB/POZ domain-containing protein At5g48800-like, translating into MDKHHHHHQMPLTKSASRQRYNEWVFRDVPSDITIEVDGGIFSLHKFPLVSRSGRIRRLVAEHRDSDISRIELVSLPGGSESFELAAKFCYGVNFEITSANVAQLCCVSEYLEMSEDYSKNNLGSRAEEYLDSIVCKNLEMCVEVLRQCENLLPLADELKIVGRCIDAVASKACVEQIASSFSRLEYSSSGRLHMSKQANCEDWWIEDLSVLRIDLYQRVITAMKFRGVRPESIAASLVSYAQKKLIQKPVSGSNVQEKLVVETIVSLMPVEKFVIPLSFLFGLLRSAVMLDCTAACRLDLERRIGSQLDIATLDDILIPSFRHAGDTLFDVDTVHRILVNFSQQEGDSDDDMEDVSVFESDSPTATPSQTALFKVSKLVDNYLAEIAPDANLKLNKFIAVAETLPAHARTVHDSLYRAIDVYLKAHQGLSDPDKRRLCKLIDFQKLSQEAGAHAAQNERLPLQSIVQVLYFEQLRLRSALFCSYPDDDIKPMHQSWRINSGALSAAMSPKDNYASLRRENRELKLELARMRMRLNDLEKDHVCMKRDMQKSSSRRFMKSFSKRIGKKFNIFGHSSSRESTSPSRHSERTDSKITDRT